The Flavivirga eckloniae genomic interval CTAATTCTATTTCAAACTGCGTTAGTTGTTTAAATTGCACTAAGCGCTGATGTACTTCTTTACTCGATAAATTCTCCATACGCTCGGTTCCAAACTTCTCCACACAAAATGAGGCTAAAGTAGAACCATAAATAACAGCGTTTTTCATGTTCTCAAACGAAATATCTTCTGTTTTTGCAAGATACCCTGAAAAACCACCAGCAAAAGTGTCTCCTGCCCCTGTTGGGTCAAAGACTTCTTCTAAAGGTAATGCAGGAGCATAAAATACACTATCATTATGAAATAATAATGCGCCATGCTCTCCTTTTTTAATAACCACATATTTAGGCCCCATATCGTGAATCTTTCTAGCCGCAACAACTAAAGAGTACTCTCCTGTTAATTGCCTTGCTTCTTCATCATTTATGGTAATAACGTCAACATTTTTAATAACGCTAAGCAAATCATCTAAAGCACAATCCATCCAAAAATTCATAGTATCCAGAACAACTAGTTTAGGTTTAGTCGTCATTTGATCTAAAACACTTTGTTGGACGATAGGATGTAGATTTCCTAACATAACAATTTCCGCATCACGATAATTTTCTGGAACTACAGGATTAAAATCGGCTAGCGTATTTAATTCTGTAACTAAGGTATCGCGAGAATTCATATCGTTGTGATAACGACCACTCCAAAAGAATGTTTTTCCTTCCTTAACGATTTCAATTCCAGAAATGTCTATGTTTTTGCTTGATAATAAATCTAAATACTCTTGAGGGAAATCATCACCAGCTATAGATACTATTGCAGAGTTTACATCAAATTGTGAGGCAGATAAGCCAATGTAGGTTGCGGCACCGCCGAGAATTTTATCGGTTTTACCGAAAGGCGTTTCAATAGCATCAAAAGCTACCGTGCCAACTATTACTAATTTACTCATAAAAGAGACCTGATAATTTTCTGCAAAGATAAGTCTTTTGAGTACTTATTCAAGAATAATTTTTTTGGAATGTTTTTAGTCTCGTTTATTATAGGAATCCGATTGGGAATCAGGTTTATTTTCTTCCAAAATCTGCAGGGATTTCTCCCCAGGCTTTTGTTTCCCATTTAACAATAACGGTTTTATAACTGTTGTTTTTTAACCAATCTATAGCTCTATCGATTAATTCAAAAAGTGCTTTGTTTTTATCAGTGCGTTCTAATTTAGTGTTACAGCTTTTCTTTTTTACCCAACTTATAGCAGTTCTGGAGTCGGTATATAAAATACGATCGCTTTTGTTTTTTTTAAGTAAGGCTAAACCATGTACAATAGCTAAAAACTCACCTATGTTATTCGTTCCTTCTTCAAATGGCCCCTGTATGAAGAGTTGTTTTTTTGTTTTGGTATCAACGCCACGATATTCCATTTTTCCAGGATTTCCACTTGAAGCCGCATCAACCGATATAGAGTTGTAATTAGGTTGCCCTATTTTTTTTAATTGTTCTTTAGAAAGTTCACTTTTAAATTTCGAGGATTTTCCAATATAGTCTTTATAATTACCCTTGAATGCTTTTTTTGCGGCATCAAATGTTGAAAACGATTTATATTGCGCACCTTGAAAATCCTTTATCTGCGCTTTGCAGTCATTCCAGGATTCAAAAACACCAGTGCGGTGCCCTTTCCAAACGGTATAGTATTTCTTTTTCTTTTTTGACATTGAGGTAGTTTCTATTTTTCAAAAACGGCAACAGCCCTAACAGGTGAACCAGTTCCTCCTTTAATTTTTAAAGGTAAACCAATAAAACGAAACCGTCCTCTGCCAACTAATTTATATAGGTTTATCATGTTTTCATAATGTGTAAAGCCTAATTCTCCACATATATAATGTACTTTTTTGTTGGAAACGCCACGAACTCCAGGAGACATGGTTTCAACGCCAAAAGCCGAAATTTTTTTATTGCCCAACCATCTTGTTGCATCGGCAGAAATACCTGGGCCTTTGTCCCAATTTTCGGTTCCAAAGGCATTTCTATAATGATCTGTATAAATTAATACAGTATCTTTTTCTTTAATTTCTAAATTTTGATTTGCGCAGGCATTTTTAAAGTCTTTTACTTCAATTAGTTCATTGAGCTTTTTGTTCGAAAAATCTAGGCATATGCCTTCGGTGTAAAACATAGATAAAGGCATTTTATCTATAGATTGTCCTTTATATTCTTTAGCCATGTGGTTTATGGCATCAACATGGGTTCCTGTATGTTCGCCAAGTTCTAATTTATGTACGGCAGGCGTTTTTGTTTCAGGATTTATAATACCGTCCCATTCCTCATGTGTATTGTGCACGCTCATTTTAACTTGCGGTAGGTCTTTAAAGACAGGCATGCCTTCAAAGATTTCTTGGCTTAAATCAATAATTTCGACCATTGCAAATTAGTTGCTTTTTTGAGAAAACAATAGCTTTTCTACCACCTTAGGAAAATGTTCCATCTCCAGTTCATGAATTTTTGTAGCAACATTTTCAGCCGTATCAGAAGTATTAACAGCACATTTTGCTTGAAAAATAATTGCGCCCTCATCATAATTCTCATTAACATAATGGATGGTAATACCCGTTTCGGCTTCATTATTGGCAACAACAGCTTTGTGTACGTTCATGCCGTACATGCCTTTGCCTCCATATTTAGGCAACAAAGCAGGATGAACATTAATAACCTTATTTGGGAATGCGTTTAAAATAAGTTCAGGGAACTTCCATAAAAAACCGGCAAGAACGATTAAATCGGGTTGAGAAGCCTTTAAGATGTTTAATACATCATTTGTTTCTGTAAATGCTATTCTATTAAAAGAGAGTGCACTTACTTTAAGGTTTTTAGCACGGTCTAAAACTTTGGCGTGTGGATTGTTGGAAAGGACTTGAATAACAGACACATTATCACTGTTATTAAAAAACCTAATTATGTTTTCTGCATTGGTACCACTTCCAGAGGCAAATATTACGATACGTTTCACCTGTTGCGTTGTGTTTTTCATGTTAGAGAGAGATGTAAATCGCTAATAATTAAGTGTTATTTCACAAAATCTTCAAGCTCTTTTCATCTTGCAAATTAAAATGTTAAGATTATTCGAACAAAAAAAAGAATAATTATTAACAATTTAGACGTGAAAGATAAATACTTATACTAATTTTAGTAAATTACAAACACATTTTTATATTAAACATGTGTTTTAAAAATAAAGTTTTTTATTTTTGCCAACTAAATTAAAATTTAAAATTAAAATATTATGTCAGACATTGCATCAAGAGTAAAAGCGATTATCGTGGACAAATTGGGAGTTGATGAGAACGAAGTTGTAACAGAAGCAAGCTTCACAAACGATTTAGGAGCGGACTCATTAGATACTGTTGAATTAATAATGGAATTCGAAAAAGAATTCGATATTCAAATACCAGACGATCAAGCTGAGAACATTGCTACAGTTGGTCAAGCTATTTCTTATATAGAAGAGGCAAAAT includes:
- the purN gene encoding phosphoribosylglycinamide formyltransferase; the encoded protein is MKRIVIFASGSGTNAENIIRFFNNSDNVSVIQVLSNNPHAKVLDRAKNLKVSALSFNRIAFTETNDVLNILKASQPDLIVLAGFLWKFPELILNAFPNKVINVHPALLPKYGGKGMYGMNVHKAVVANNEAETGITIHYVNENYDEGAIIFQAKCAVNTSDTAENVATKIHELEMEHFPKVVEKLLFSQKSN
- a CDS encoding ribonuclease H1 domain-containing protein; translated protein: MSKKKKKYYTVWKGHRTGVFESWNDCKAQIKDFQGAQYKSFSTFDAAKKAFKGNYKDYIGKSSKFKSELSKEQLKKIGQPNYNSISVDAASSGNPGKMEYRGVDTKTKKQLFIQGPFEEGTNNIGEFLAIVHGLALLKKNKSDRILYTDSRTAISWVKKKSCNTKLERTDKNKALFELIDRAIDWLKNNSYKTVIVKWETKAWGEIPADFGRK
- a CDS encoding PfkB family carbohydrate kinase, whose protein sequence is MSKLVIVGTVAFDAIETPFGKTDKILGGAATYIGLSASQFDVNSAIVSIAGDDFPQEYLDLLSSKNIDISGIEIVKEGKTFFWSGRYHNDMNSRDTLVTELNTLADFNPVVPENYRDAEIVMLGNLHPIVQQSVLDQMTTKPKLVVLDTMNFWMDCALDDLLSVIKNVDVITINDEEARQLTGEYSLVVAARKIHDMGPKYVVIKKGEHGALLFHNDSVFYAPALPLEEVFDPTGAGDTFAGGFSGYLAKTEDISFENMKNAVIYGSTLASFCVEKFGTERMENLSSKEVHQRLVQFKQLTQFEIELA
- a CDS encoding cyclase family protein; its protein translation is MVEIIDLSQEIFEGMPVFKDLPQVKMSVHNTHEEWDGIINPETKTPAVHKLELGEHTGTHVDAINHMAKEYKGQSIDKMPLSMFYTEGICLDFSNKKLNELIEVKDFKNACANQNLEIKEKDTVLIYTDHYRNAFGTENWDKGPGISADATRWLGNKKISAFGVETMSPGVRGVSNKKVHYICGELGFTHYENMINLYKLVGRGRFRFIGLPLKIKGGTGSPVRAVAVFEK
- a CDS encoding acyl carrier protein, producing the protein MSDIASRVKAIIVDKLGVDENEVVTEASFTNDLGADSLDTVELIMEFEKEFDIQIPDDQAENIATVGQAISYIEEAK